In Zingiber officinale cultivar Zhangliang chromosome 3B, Zo_v1.1, whole genome shotgun sequence, a single window of DNA contains:
- the LOC122056661 gene encoding uncharacterized protein LOC122056661 isoform X1, with protein MPNWELKNCCDRDQTAFMVTIGVFTFVILLLWRTFLLRPFKLITVFLHETSHALACKLTCGDVEGIQVHADEGGVTQTRGGIYWIILPAGYLGSSFWGMVFILASTNLLATRIAAGCFLLALVVVFFYAKNWLLRGLCIGFIIFVALVWFLQEATKVHILRYVILFIGVMNSLFSVYDIYDDLISRRVNSSDAEKFAEICPCPCNGVGWGVIWGLISFAFLCGSIYLGLVILS; from the exons ATGCCTAATTGGGAGCTCAAGAACTGTTGCGATCGAGACCAGACCGCGTTCATGGTCACCATTGGTGTTTTCACCTTCGTCATCCTCCTC ttgtggaggacttttctgcTGAGGCCTTTCAAGCTCATCACGGTATTTCTGCACGAGACCAGCCATGCCCTTGCCTGCAAGCTGACCTGCGGGGAT GTTGAGGGCATACAGGTACATGCAGATGAGGGCGGGGTCACTCAAACTCGTGGTGGCATCTATTGGATCATTCTACCTGCTGGAT ATCTTGGCTCATCATTTTGGGGAATGGTCTTCATTCTTGCATCCACTAATCTTCTTGCAACAAGAATTGCTGCTGGTTGCTTTTTGCTCGCTTTGGTGGTTGTATTTTTCTATGCCAAAAAT TGGTTGCTTCGTGGACTCTGTATAG GTTTCATCATTTTTGTCGCCTTGGTTTGGTTTCTACAAGAGGCTACGAAGGTCCATATACTTCGCTATGTCATCCTGTTTATAG GTGTCATGAATAGCTTATTTTCTGTTTATG ATATCTATGATGACTTAATATCTCGAAGAGTTAACTCGAGCGATGCTGAAAAATTTGCTGAAATCTGCCCTTGCCCTTGTAATGGCGTCGGGTGGGGTGTTATTTG GGGTTTGATATCATTTGCCTTTCTTTGTGGATCCATTTACCTCGGTCTGGTTATCCTCTCTTGA
- the LOC122056661 gene encoding uncharacterized protein LOC122056661 isoform X2, which produces MVKESITKLEDFVCWVDRRRSSLSFSLPLRASLAHSKTRSKLPTRDRVLFLLSNVRRTPNLTWRFPLDHLTVPRRSPSSDPANSPFASSSLPVWPFYLLKPKRKRRMPNWELKNCCDRDQTAFMVTIGVFTFVILLLWRTFLLRPFKLITVFLHETSHALACKLTCGDVEGIQVHADEGGVTQTRGGIYWIILPAGYLGSSFWGMVFILASTNLLATRIAAGCFLLALVVVFFYAKNVCTLDHLITSLQILLGFVLSILILTSLTLEDTP; this is translated from the exons ATGGTCAAAGAGTCAATAACAAAGCTCGAAGACTTCGTCTGCTGGGTTGACCGACGCCGGtcatccctctccttctctctcccCCTCCGAGCTTCGCTCGCGCATTCAAAAACGAGATCGAAGCTTCCGACGCGGGATCgggtcctcttccttctctccaaCGTCCGGCGAACTCCCAATCTTACCTGGCGGTTCCCCCTAGACCACCTGACGGTTCCCCGTCGATCTCCCTCTTCGGACCCGGCGAACTCTCCCTTTGCTTCTTCCTCGCTTCCCGTTTGGCCTTTCTATTTACTGAAGCCAAAAAGAAAGAGAAGGATGCCTAATTGGGAGCTCAAGAACTGTTGCGATCGAGACCAGACCGCGTTCATGGTCACCATTGGTGTTTTCACCTTCGTCATCCTCCTC ttgtggaggacttttctgcTGAGGCCTTTCAAGCTCATCACGGTATTTCTGCACGAGACCAGCCATGCCCTTGCCTGCAAGCTGACCTGCGGGGAT GTTGAGGGCATACAGGTACATGCAGATGAGGGCGGGGTCACTCAAACTCGTGGTGGCATCTATTGGATCATTCTACCTGCTGGAT ATCTTGGCTCATCATTTTGGGGAATGGTCTTCATTCTTGCATCCACTAATCTTCTTGCAACAAGAATTGCTGCTGGTTGCTTTTTGCTCGCTTTGGTGGTTGTATTTTTCTATGCCAAAAATGTATGCACATTAGATCATCTTATTACTTCATTACAAATTTTATTAGGGTTTGTGTTATCTATACTTATTTTAACAAGCTTAACGTTAGAAGATACTCCATAG